The Bradysia coprophila strain Holo2 chromosome X unlocalized genomic scaffold, BU_Bcop_v1 contig_12, whole genome shotgun sequence genome window below encodes:
- the LOC119067185 gene encoding atlastin isoform X1, translating into MSVFISGKLVIQISDELRADNQFFRKNINEKMPSNDVAYVEEISTKMTAQPLQIVTTGENHTFVLDEDTLTDVLLQNNLKDRFVVVVSVAGAFRKGKSFLLDFFLRYMYSKYDHKNVGTKVNDWLGDENEPLSGFSWRGGSERDTTGILMWSDIFLHDYANGEKVAIILLDTQGTFDSQSTVRDCATVFALSTMLSSVQIYNLSQNIQEDDLQHLQLFTEYGRLALADSGKKPFQRLQFLVRDWSFPYEAEYGAAGGQTILQRRLELSDKQHPELQSLRKHISSCFSEIACFLMPHPGLTVATNPNFDGRLADITPEFKQHLRSLVIMLLSPENLIVKQINGQKVRARDLIQYFKSYMAIYKGNELPEPKSMLVATAEANNLTAVAAAKELYTQLMEDVCGGTKPYLNTGHLEAEHLRIKDKSLHQFQAKRKMGGEEFSQKYLEQLEIDLEENYNSFKAYNESKNIFKSARTPAVFFAIAVVMYISSGLFGLFGLYTFANFCNLVMGIALLTLVMSAYISYSGEMTHFGVYIDDLATFLWDNFTLKFIFGRRGNTGIYSKIGRNKVMKPIYEGCMEKGVQHVTTQATAQIVNAAASSRSHANGKVKSS; encoded by the exons ATGAGTGTCTTTATCAGTGGAAAATTAGTTATACAGATTAGTGATGAATTAAGAGCtgacaatcaattttttcgtaaaaatatcaatgaaaaaaTGCCTAGCAATGATGTTGCATATG TTGAGGAAATCAGCACCAAAATGACAGCGCAACCATTACAGATCGTAACGACTGGCGAAAATCACACATTTGTCTTAGACGAAGACACACTTACCGATGTATTACTGCAGAATAACCTTAAAGATCGCTTTGTGGTTGTGGTTTCAGTAGCTGGTGCGTTTAGGAAGGGCAAAAGTTTTTTACTGGATTTCTTTTTGAGATACATGTATTCAAAG TATGATCATAAAAATGTCGGAACGAAAGTAAACGATTGGTTGGGCGATGAAAATGAACCACTGTCTGGGTTTTCGTGGCGAGGTGGATCGGAACGTGACACAACCGGTATATTGATGTGGTCGGACATCTTTTTGCATGACTATGCGAATGGTGAAAAAGTGGCTATCATCTTGCTGGACACACAGGGAACATTTGATAGTCAAAGTACAGTTCGAGATTGTGCCACCGTTTTTGCATTGAGTACAATGTTGTCGTCGGTGCAAATCTACAATCTATCGCAAAATATACAAGAAGATGATCTTCAACATCTGCAGCTATTCACCGAGTACGGACGATTGGCGTTGGCCGATTCGGGAAAGAAACCGTTTCAGCGATTACAGTTTTTGGTACGCGACTGGAGTTTTCCGTATGAAGCCGAGTACGGTGCAGCCGGCGGTCAGACAATTCTTCAACGACGATTGGAACTATCCGACAAACAACATCCCGAATTGCAATCGTTGCGAAAGCACATATCGTCCTGCTTCTCGGAAATAGCCTGTTTTCTAATGCCACATCCAGGACTGACGGTAGCTACCAATCCGAATTTCGACGGTCGATTGGCTGATATTACGCCGGAATTCAAGCAACACTTACGATCATTGGTGATCATGCTACTCTCGccggaaaatttaattgtgaaaCAAATCAATGGACAAAAGGTGCGGGCACGTGATcttattcaatattttaaatcgTACATGGCAATATATAAGGGCAATGAACTACCGGAACCGAAAAGTATGTTAGTG GCTACAGCCGAAGCAAATAATTTAACAGCAGTGGCCGCTGCTAAGGAACTATACACACAATTAATGGAAGATGTATGTGGTGGCACAAAGCCGTATTTAAATACAGGACATCTTGAAGCTGAACATCTTCGAATCAAAGATAAATCTTTACATCAA TTTCAAGCTAAACGGAAAATGGGCGGAGAGGAATTTTCTCAGAAATATTTGGAACAGTTGGAGATCGATTTAGAGGAGAATTACAATAGTTTTAAAGCATATAATGAgagtaaaaatatatttaagtcTGCTCGAACGCCAGCAGTATTCTTTGCAATAGCCGTAGTGATGTACATATCCAGTGGTCTCTTTGGTCTCTTTGGTTTATACACGTTTGCCAATTTTTGCAATTTGGTTATGGGCATCGCGTTGCTTACGCTTGTTATGTCTGCATATATCAG TTATAGCGGTGAAATGACACACTTTGGAGTGTATATAGATGACCTAGCAACGTTTTTGTGGGATAAT tttacattaaaatttatattcggACGCAGAGGTAACACAGGAATTTACAGCAAAATTGGACGGAACAAG GTGATGAAACCGATCTATGAAGGTTGTATGGAAAAGGGCGTCCAACACGTAACAACACAGGCAACTGCACAAATTGTGAATGCGGCTGCATCGTCACGATCACATGCCAATGGCAAAGTGAAGTCATCATGA
- the LOC119067185 gene encoding atlastin isoform X2, translating into MSVFISGKLVIQISDELRADNQFFRKNINEKMPSNDVAYVEEISTKMTAQPLQIVTTGENHTFVLDEDTLTDVLLQNNLKDRFVVVVSVAGAFRKGKSFLLDFFLRYMYSKYDHKNVGTKVNDWLGDENEPLSGFSWRGGSERDTTGILMWSDIFLHDYANGEKVAIILLDTQGTFDSQSTVRDCATVFALSTMLSSVQIYNLSQNIQEDDLQHLQLFTEYGRLALADSGKKPFQRLQFLVRDWSFPYEAEYGAAGGQTILQRRLELSDKQHPELQSLRKHISSCFSEIACFLMPHPGLTVATNPNFDGRLADITPEFKQHLRSLVIMLLSPENLIVKQINGQKVRARDLIQYFKSYMAIYKGNELPEPKSMLVATAEANNLTAVAAAKELYTQLMEDVCGGTKPYLNTGHLEAEHLRIKDKSLHQFQAKRKMGGEEFSQKYLEQLEIDLEENYNSFKAYNESKNIFKSARTPAVFFAIAVVMYISSGLFGLFGLYTFANFCNLVMGIALLTLVMSAYISYSGEMTHFGVYIDDLATFLWDNVMKPIYEGCMEKGVQHVTTQATAQIVNAAASSRSHANGKVKSS; encoded by the exons ATGAGTGTCTTTATCAGTGGAAAATTAGTTATACAGATTAGTGATGAATTAAGAGCtgacaatcaattttttcgtaaaaatatcaatgaaaaaaTGCCTAGCAATGATGTTGCATATG TTGAGGAAATCAGCACCAAAATGACAGCGCAACCATTACAGATCGTAACGACTGGCGAAAATCACACATTTGTCTTAGACGAAGACACACTTACCGATGTATTACTGCAGAATAACCTTAAAGATCGCTTTGTGGTTGTGGTTTCAGTAGCTGGTGCGTTTAGGAAGGGCAAAAGTTTTTTACTGGATTTCTTTTTGAGATACATGTATTCAAAG TATGATCATAAAAATGTCGGAACGAAAGTAAACGATTGGTTGGGCGATGAAAATGAACCACTGTCTGGGTTTTCGTGGCGAGGTGGATCGGAACGTGACACAACCGGTATATTGATGTGGTCGGACATCTTTTTGCATGACTATGCGAATGGTGAAAAAGTGGCTATCATCTTGCTGGACACACAGGGAACATTTGATAGTCAAAGTACAGTTCGAGATTGTGCCACCGTTTTTGCATTGAGTACAATGTTGTCGTCGGTGCAAATCTACAATCTATCGCAAAATATACAAGAAGATGATCTTCAACATCTGCAGCTATTCACCGAGTACGGACGATTGGCGTTGGCCGATTCGGGAAAGAAACCGTTTCAGCGATTACAGTTTTTGGTACGCGACTGGAGTTTTCCGTATGAAGCCGAGTACGGTGCAGCCGGCGGTCAGACAATTCTTCAACGACGATTGGAACTATCCGACAAACAACATCCCGAATTGCAATCGTTGCGAAAGCACATATCGTCCTGCTTCTCGGAAATAGCCTGTTTTCTAATGCCACATCCAGGACTGACGGTAGCTACCAATCCGAATTTCGACGGTCGATTGGCTGATATTACGCCGGAATTCAAGCAACACTTACGATCATTGGTGATCATGCTACTCTCGccggaaaatttaattgtgaaaCAAATCAATGGACAAAAGGTGCGGGCACGTGATcttattcaatattttaaatcgTACATGGCAATATATAAGGGCAATGAACTACCGGAACCGAAAAGTATGTTAGTG GCTACAGCCGAAGCAAATAATTTAACAGCAGTGGCCGCTGCTAAGGAACTATACACACAATTAATGGAAGATGTATGTGGTGGCACAAAGCCGTATTTAAATACAGGACATCTTGAAGCTGAACATCTTCGAATCAAAGATAAATCTTTACATCAA TTTCAAGCTAAACGGAAAATGGGCGGAGAGGAATTTTCTCAGAAATATTTGGAACAGTTGGAGATCGATTTAGAGGAGAATTACAATAGTTTTAAAGCATATAATGAgagtaaaaatatatttaagtcTGCTCGAACGCCAGCAGTATTCTTTGCAATAGCCGTAGTGATGTACATATCCAGTGGTCTCTTTGGTCTCTTTGGTTTATACACGTTTGCCAATTTTTGCAATTTGGTTATGGGCATCGCGTTGCTTACGCTTGTTATGTCTGCATATATCAG TTATAGCGGTGAAATGACACACTTTGGAGTGTATATAGATGACCTAGCAACGTTTTTGTGGGATAAT GTGATGAAACCGATCTATGAAGGTTGTATGGAAAAGGGCGTCCAACACGTAACAACACAGGCAACTGCACAAATTGTGAATGCGGCTGCATCGTCACGATCACATGCCAATGGCAAAGTGAAGTCATCATGA
- the LOC119067185 gene encoding atlastin isoform X3 has translation MEEKINITKNSGVEEISTKMTAQPLQIVTTGENHTFVLDEDTLTDVLLQNNLKDRFVVVVSVAGAFRKGKSFLLDFFLRYMYSKYDHKNVGTKVNDWLGDENEPLSGFSWRGGSERDTTGILMWSDIFLHDYANGEKVAIILLDTQGTFDSQSTVRDCATVFALSTMLSSVQIYNLSQNIQEDDLQHLQLFTEYGRLALADSGKKPFQRLQFLVRDWSFPYEAEYGAAGGQTILQRRLELSDKQHPELQSLRKHISSCFSEIACFLMPHPGLTVATNPNFDGRLADITPEFKQHLRSLVIMLLSPENLIVKQINGQKVRARDLIQYFKSYMAIYKGNELPEPKSMLVATAEANNLTAVAAAKELYTQLMEDVCGGTKPYLNTGHLEAEHLRIKDKSLHQFQAKRKMGGEEFSQKYLEQLEIDLEENYNSFKAYNESKNIFKSARTPAVFFAIAVVMYISSGLFGLFGLYTFANFCNLVMGIALLTLVMSAYISYSGEMTHFGVYIDDLATFLWDNFTLKFIFGRRGNTGIYSKIGRNKVMKPIYEGCMEKGVQHVTTQATAQIVNAAASSRSHANGKVKSS, from the exons ATGGAGGAGAAAATcaacataacaaaaaatagtGGAG TTGAGGAAATCAGCACCAAAATGACAGCGCAACCATTACAGATCGTAACGACTGGCGAAAATCACACATTTGTCTTAGACGAAGACACACTTACCGATGTATTACTGCAGAATAACCTTAAAGATCGCTTTGTGGTTGTGGTTTCAGTAGCTGGTGCGTTTAGGAAGGGCAAAAGTTTTTTACTGGATTTCTTTTTGAGATACATGTATTCAAAG TATGATCATAAAAATGTCGGAACGAAAGTAAACGATTGGTTGGGCGATGAAAATGAACCACTGTCTGGGTTTTCGTGGCGAGGTGGATCGGAACGTGACACAACCGGTATATTGATGTGGTCGGACATCTTTTTGCATGACTATGCGAATGGTGAAAAAGTGGCTATCATCTTGCTGGACACACAGGGAACATTTGATAGTCAAAGTACAGTTCGAGATTGTGCCACCGTTTTTGCATTGAGTACAATGTTGTCGTCGGTGCAAATCTACAATCTATCGCAAAATATACAAGAAGATGATCTTCAACATCTGCAGCTATTCACCGAGTACGGACGATTGGCGTTGGCCGATTCGGGAAAGAAACCGTTTCAGCGATTACAGTTTTTGGTACGCGACTGGAGTTTTCCGTATGAAGCCGAGTACGGTGCAGCCGGCGGTCAGACAATTCTTCAACGACGATTGGAACTATCCGACAAACAACATCCCGAATTGCAATCGTTGCGAAAGCACATATCGTCCTGCTTCTCGGAAATAGCCTGTTTTCTAATGCCACATCCAGGACTGACGGTAGCTACCAATCCGAATTTCGACGGTCGATTGGCTGATATTACGCCGGAATTCAAGCAACACTTACGATCATTGGTGATCATGCTACTCTCGccggaaaatttaattgtgaaaCAAATCAATGGACAAAAGGTGCGGGCACGTGATcttattcaatattttaaatcgTACATGGCAATATATAAGGGCAATGAACTACCGGAACCGAAAAGTATGTTAGTG GCTACAGCCGAAGCAAATAATTTAACAGCAGTGGCCGCTGCTAAGGAACTATACACACAATTAATGGAAGATGTATGTGGTGGCACAAAGCCGTATTTAAATACAGGACATCTTGAAGCTGAACATCTTCGAATCAAAGATAAATCTTTACATCAA TTTCAAGCTAAACGGAAAATGGGCGGAGAGGAATTTTCTCAGAAATATTTGGAACAGTTGGAGATCGATTTAGAGGAGAATTACAATAGTTTTAAAGCATATAATGAgagtaaaaatatatttaagtcTGCTCGAACGCCAGCAGTATTCTTTGCAATAGCCGTAGTGATGTACATATCCAGTGGTCTCTTTGGTCTCTTTGGTTTATACACGTTTGCCAATTTTTGCAATTTGGTTATGGGCATCGCGTTGCTTACGCTTGTTATGTCTGCATATATCAG TTATAGCGGTGAAATGACACACTTTGGAGTGTATATAGATGACCTAGCAACGTTTTTGTGGGATAAT tttacattaaaatttatattcggACGCAGAGGTAACACAGGAATTTACAGCAAAATTGGACGGAACAAG GTGATGAAACCGATCTATGAAGGTTGTATGGAAAAGGGCGTCCAACACGTAACAACACAGGCAACTGCACAAATTGTGAATGCGGCTGCATCGTCACGATCACATGCCAATGGCAAAGTGAAGTCATCATGA
- the LOC119067185 gene encoding atlastin isoform X4, producing the protein MFEEISTKMTAQPLQIVTTGENHTFVLDEDTLTDVLLQNNLKDRFVVVVSVAGAFRKGKSFLLDFFLRYMYSKYDHKNVGTKVNDWLGDENEPLSGFSWRGGSERDTTGILMWSDIFLHDYANGEKVAIILLDTQGTFDSQSTVRDCATVFALSTMLSSVQIYNLSQNIQEDDLQHLQLFTEYGRLALADSGKKPFQRLQFLVRDWSFPYEAEYGAAGGQTILQRRLELSDKQHPELQSLRKHISSCFSEIACFLMPHPGLTVATNPNFDGRLADITPEFKQHLRSLVIMLLSPENLIVKQINGQKVRARDLIQYFKSYMAIYKGNELPEPKSMLVATAEANNLTAVAAAKELYTQLMEDVCGGTKPYLNTGHLEAEHLRIKDKSLHQFQAKRKMGGEEFSQKYLEQLEIDLEENYNSFKAYNESKNIFKSARTPAVFFAIAVVMYISSGLFGLFGLYTFANFCNLVMGIALLTLVMSAYISYSGEMTHFGVYIDDLATFLWDNFTLKFIFGRRGNTGIYSKIGRNKVMKPIYEGCMEKGVQHVTTQATAQIVNAAASSRSHANGKVKSS; encoded by the exons ATGT TTGAGGAAATCAGCACCAAAATGACAGCGCAACCATTACAGATCGTAACGACTGGCGAAAATCACACATTTGTCTTAGACGAAGACACACTTACCGATGTATTACTGCAGAATAACCTTAAAGATCGCTTTGTGGTTGTGGTTTCAGTAGCTGGTGCGTTTAGGAAGGGCAAAAGTTTTTTACTGGATTTCTTTTTGAGATACATGTATTCAAAG TATGATCATAAAAATGTCGGAACGAAAGTAAACGATTGGTTGGGCGATGAAAATGAACCACTGTCTGGGTTTTCGTGGCGAGGTGGATCGGAACGTGACACAACCGGTATATTGATGTGGTCGGACATCTTTTTGCATGACTATGCGAATGGTGAAAAAGTGGCTATCATCTTGCTGGACACACAGGGAACATTTGATAGTCAAAGTACAGTTCGAGATTGTGCCACCGTTTTTGCATTGAGTACAATGTTGTCGTCGGTGCAAATCTACAATCTATCGCAAAATATACAAGAAGATGATCTTCAACATCTGCAGCTATTCACCGAGTACGGACGATTGGCGTTGGCCGATTCGGGAAAGAAACCGTTTCAGCGATTACAGTTTTTGGTACGCGACTGGAGTTTTCCGTATGAAGCCGAGTACGGTGCAGCCGGCGGTCAGACAATTCTTCAACGACGATTGGAACTATCCGACAAACAACATCCCGAATTGCAATCGTTGCGAAAGCACATATCGTCCTGCTTCTCGGAAATAGCCTGTTTTCTAATGCCACATCCAGGACTGACGGTAGCTACCAATCCGAATTTCGACGGTCGATTGGCTGATATTACGCCGGAATTCAAGCAACACTTACGATCATTGGTGATCATGCTACTCTCGccggaaaatttaattgtgaaaCAAATCAATGGACAAAAGGTGCGGGCACGTGATcttattcaatattttaaatcgTACATGGCAATATATAAGGGCAATGAACTACCGGAACCGAAAAGTATGTTAGTG GCTACAGCCGAAGCAAATAATTTAACAGCAGTGGCCGCTGCTAAGGAACTATACACACAATTAATGGAAGATGTATGTGGTGGCACAAAGCCGTATTTAAATACAGGACATCTTGAAGCTGAACATCTTCGAATCAAAGATAAATCTTTACATCAA TTTCAAGCTAAACGGAAAATGGGCGGAGAGGAATTTTCTCAGAAATATTTGGAACAGTTGGAGATCGATTTAGAGGAGAATTACAATAGTTTTAAAGCATATAATGAgagtaaaaatatatttaagtcTGCTCGAACGCCAGCAGTATTCTTTGCAATAGCCGTAGTGATGTACATATCCAGTGGTCTCTTTGGTCTCTTTGGTTTATACACGTTTGCCAATTTTTGCAATTTGGTTATGGGCATCGCGTTGCTTACGCTTGTTATGTCTGCATATATCAG TTATAGCGGTGAAATGACACACTTTGGAGTGTATATAGATGACCTAGCAACGTTTTTGTGGGATAAT tttacattaaaatttatattcggACGCAGAGGTAACACAGGAATTTACAGCAAAATTGGACGGAACAAG GTGATGAAACCGATCTATGAAGGTTGTATGGAAAAGGGCGTCCAACACGTAACAACACAGGCAACTGCACAAATTGTGAATGCGGCTGCATCGTCACGATCACATGCCAATGGCAAAGTGAAGTCATCATGA
- the LOC119067185 gene encoding atlastin isoform X7 → MFEEISTKMTAQPLQIVTTGENHTFVLDEDTLTDVLLQNNLKDRFVVVVSVAGAFRKGKSFLLDFFLRYMYSKYDHKNVGTKVNDWLGDENEPLSGFSWRGGSERDTTGILMWSDIFLHDYANGEKVAIILLDTQGTFDSQSTVRDCATVFALSTMLSSVQIYNLSQNIQEDDLQHLQLFTEYGRLALADSGKKPFQRLQFLVRDWSFPYEAEYGAAGGQTILQRRLELSDKQHPELQSLRKHISSCFSEIACFLMPHPGLTVATNPNFDGRLADITPEFKQHLRSLVIMLLSPENLIVKQINGQKVRARDLIQYFKSYMAIYKGNELPEPKSMLVATAEANNLTAVAAAKELYTQLMEDVCGGTKPYLNTGHLEAEHLRIKDKSLHQFQAKRKMGGEEFSQKYLEQLEIDLEENYNSFKAYNESKNIFKSARTPAVFFAIAVVMYISSGLFGLFGLYTFANFCNLVMGIALLTLVMSAYISYSGEMTHFGVYIDDLATFLWDNVMKPIYEGCMEKGVQHVTTQATAQIVNAAASSRSHANGKVKSS, encoded by the exons ATGT TTGAGGAAATCAGCACCAAAATGACAGCGCAACCATTACAGATCGTAACGACTGGCGAAAATCACACATTTGTCTTAGACGAAGACACACTTACCGATGTATTACTGCAGAATAACCTTAAAGATCGCTTTGTGGTTGTGGTTTCAGTAGCTGGTGCGTTTAGGAAGGGCAAAAGTTTTTTACTGGATTTCTTTTTGAGATACATGTATTCAAAG TATGATCATAAAAATGTCGGAACGAAAGTAAACGATTGGTTGGGCGATGAAAATGAACCACTGTCTGGGTTTTCGTGGCGAGGTGGATCGGAACGTGACACAACCGGTATATTGATGTGGTCGGACATCTTTTTGCATGACTATGCGAATGGTGAAAAAGTGGCTATCATCTTGCTGGACACACAGGGAACATTTGATAGTCAAAGTACAGTTCGAGATTGTGCCACCGTTTTTGCATTGAGTACAATGTTGTCGTCGGTGCAAATCTACAATCTATCGCAAAATATACAAGAAGATGATCTTCAACATCTGCAGCTATTCACCGAGTACGGACGATTGGCGTTGGCCGATTCGGGAAAGAAACCGTTTCAGCGATTACAGTTTTTGGTACGCGACTGGAGTTTTCCGTATGAAGCCGAGTACGGTGCAGCCGGCGGTCAGACAATTCTTCAACGACGATTGGAACTATCCGACAAACAACATCCCGAATTGCAATCGTTGCGAAAGCACATATCGTCCTGCTTCTCGGAAATAGCCTGTTTTCTAATGCCACATCCAGGACTGACGGTAGCTACCAATCCGAATTTCGACGGTCGATTGGCTGATATTACGCCGGAATTCAAGCAACACTTACGATCATTGGTGATCATGCTACTCTCGccggaaaatttaattgtgaaaCAAATCAATGGACAAAAGGTGCGGGCACGTGATcttattcaatattttaaatcgTACATGGCAATATATAAGGGCAATGAACTACCGGAACCGAAAAGTATGTTAGTG GCTACAGCCGAAGCAAATAATTTAACAGCAGTGGCCGCTGCTAAGGAACTATACACACAATTAATGGAAGATGTATGTGGTGGCACAAAGCCGTATTTAAATACAGGACATCTTGAAGCTGAACATCTTCGAATCAAAGATAAATCTTTACATCAA TTTCAAGCTAAACGGAAAATGGGCGGAGAGGAATTTTCTCAGAAATATTTGGAACAGTTGGAGATCGATTTAGAGGAGAATTACAATAGTTTTAAAGCATATAATGAgagtaaaaatatatttaagtcTGCTCGAACGCCAGCAGTATTCTTTGCAATAGCCGTAGTGATGTACATATCCAGTGGTCTCTTTGGTCTCTTTGGTTTATACACGTTTGCCAATTTTTGCAATTTGGTTATGGGCATCGCGTTGCTTACGCTTGTTATGTCTGCATATATCAG TTATAGCGGTGAAATGACACACTTTGGAGTGTATATAGATGACCTAGCAACGTTTTTGTGGGATAAT GTGATGAAACCGATCTATGAAGGTTGTATGGAAAAGGGCGTCCAACACGTAACAACACAGGCAACTGCACAAATTGTGAATGCGGCTGCATCGTCACGATCACATGCCAATGGCAAAGTGAAGTCATCATGA
- the LOC119067185 gene encoding atlastin isoform X5, translated as MTAQPLQIVTTGENHTFVLDEDTLTDVLLQNNLKDRFVVVVSVAGAFRKGKSFLLDFFLRYMYSKYDHKNVGTKVNDWLGDENEPLSGFSWRGGSERDTTGILMWSDIFLHDYANGEKVAIILLDTQGTFDSQSTVRDCATVFALSTMLSSVQIYNLSQNIQEDDLQHLQLFTEYGRLALADSGKKPFQRLQFLVRDWSFPYEAEYGAAGGQTILQRRLELSDKQHPELQSLRKHISSCFSEIACFLMPHPGLTVATNPNFDGRLADITPEFKQHLRSLVIMLLSPENLIVKQINGQKVRARDLIQYFKSYMAIYKGNELPEPKSMLVATAEANNLTAVAAAKELYTQLMEDVCGGTKPYLNTGHLEAEHLRIKDKSLHQFQAKRKMGGEEFSQKYLEQLEIDLEENYNSFKAYNESKNIFKSARTPAVFFAIAVVMYISSGLFGLFGLYTFANFCNLVMGIALLTLVMSAYISYSGEMTHFGVYIDDLATFLWDNFTLKFIFGRRGNTGIYSKIGRNKVMKPIYEGCMEKGVQHVTTQATAQIVNAAASSRSHANGKVKSS; from the exons ATGACAGCGCAACCATTACAGATCGTAACGACTGGCGAAAATCACACATTTGTCTTAGACGAAGACACACTTACCGATGTATTACTGCAGAATAACCTTAAAGATCGCTTTGTGGTTGTGGTTTCAGTAGCTGGTGCGTTTAGGAAGGGCAAAAGTTTTTTACTGGATTTCTTTTTGAGATACATGTATTCAAAG TATGATCATAAAAATGTCGGAACGAAAGTAAACGATTGGTTGGGCGATGAAAATGAACCACTGTCTGGGTTTTCGTGGCGAGGTGGATCGGAACGTGACACAACCGGTATATTGATGTGGTCGGACATCTTTTTGCATGACTATGCGAATGGTGAAAAAGTGGCTATCATCTTGCTGGACACACAGGGAACATTTGATAGTCAAAGTACAGTTCGAGATTGTGCCACCGTTTTTGCATTGAGTACAATGTTGTCGTCGGTGCAAATCTACAATCTATCGCAAAATATACAAGAAGATGATCTTCAACATCTGCAGCTATTCACCGAGTACGGACGATTGGCGTTGGCCGATTCGGGAAAGAAACCGTTTCAGCGATTACAGTTTTTGGTACGCGACTGGAGTTTTCCGTATGAAGCCGAGTACGGTGCAGCCGGCGGTCAGACAATTCTTCAACGACGATTGGAACTATCCGACAAACAACATCCCGAATTGCAATCGTTGCGAAAGCACATATCGTCCTGCTTCTCGGAAATAGCCTGTTTTCTAATGCCACATCCAGGACTGACGGTAGCTACCAATCCGAATTTCGACGGTCGATTGGCTGATATTACGCCGGAATTCAAGCAACACTTACGATCATTGGTGATCATGCTACTCTCGccggaaaatttaattgtgaaaCAAATCAATGGACAAAAGGTGCGGGCACGTGATcttattcaatattttaaatcgTACATGGCAATATATAAGGGCAATGAACTACCGGAACCGAAAAGTATGTTAGTG GCTACAGCCGAAGCAAATAATTTAACAGCAGTGGCCGCTGCTAAGGAACTATACACACAATTAATGGAAGATGTATGTGGTGGCACAAAGCCGTATTTAAATACAGGACATCTTGAAGCTGAACATCTTCGAATCAAAGATAAATCTTTACATCAA TTTCAAGCTAAACGGAAAATGGGCGGAGAGGAATTTTCTCAGAAATATTTGGAACAGTTGGAGATCGATTTAGAGGAGAATTACAATAGTTTTAAAGCATATAATGAgagtaaaaatatatttaagtcTGCTCGAACGCCAGCAGTATTCTTTGCAATAGCCGTAGTGATGTACATATCCAGTGGTCTCTTTGGTCTCTTTGGTTTATACACGTTTGCCAATTTTTGCAATTTGGTTATGGGCATCGCGTTGCTTACGCTTGTTATGTCTGCATATATCAG TTATAGCGGTGAAATGACACACTTTGGAGTGTATATAGATGACCTAGCAACGTTTTTGTGGGATAAT tttacattaaaatttatattcggACGCAGAGGTAACACAGGAATTTACAGCAAAATTGGACGGAACAAG GTGATGAAACCGATCTATGAAGGTTGTATGGAAAAGGGCGTCCAACACGTAACAACACAGGCAACTGCACAAATTGTGAATGCGGCTGCATCGTCACGATCACATGCCAATGGCAAAGTGAAGTCATCATGA